The Astatotilapia calliptera chromosome 2, fAstCal1.2, whole genome shotgun sequence genome includes a window with the following:
- the tstd2 gene encoding thiosulfate sulfurtransferase/rhodanese-like domain-containing protein 2 — protein MAADDTPCSEFINWEVDSSICNGFKQEKQLSAPQRRYYSFCRRKSFAAFVASKKDGSHEEGSPLWCCCGQTFIEHAAIHKHVARVHNAEIQQLAQDEYEHLFSQLEEEPEATQVNEHSGETVDVSVWIPDISHISEEQLKNGPGRVLLYYHYCCVEEPHVICAWQKALCEKLHLTGKVRVATEGINGTVGGTNLATDIYIEAMRSHPLFEMDEEDFKTSDGGAECFTELKVGVYKEIVPMGVDPDLISYELAGVHLEPDEFHKEVEALLTKGDSCNDTVLLDCRNYYESKIGQFTQCLAPNIRKFSYFPDYVDQNLELFRDKKVLMYCTGGIRCERGSAYLRSKDVCKEVYQLKGGIHKYLERFPEGFYRGKLFVFDERYAISSNSDIISDCRYCGHPWDQYKLCSTQYCCQLVLSCPSCRQDGHTACCPTCQTKGQAQSEETSHHKEECECTDVRPRIPQDV, from the exons atggcGGCGGATGATACACCCTGCTCAGAGTTTATAAACTGGGAGGTTGACTCTTCAATTTGTAATGGATTCAAACAGGAGAAGCAACTTTCTGCCCCACAAAGGAGATACTACAGCTTCTGCAGGAGAAAG TCATTTGCTGCCTTTGTGGCATCCAAGAAGGACGGTAGTCACGAGGAAGGAAGCCCTTTGTGGTGCTGCTGCGGCCAGACGTTCATCGAGCACGCCGCCATTCACAAACACGTGGCCAGAGTGCACAATGCTGAAATACAGCAGCTCGCACAGGACGAGTATGAGCATTTGTTTAGCCAACTGGAAGAAGAGCCCGAAGCAACGCAGGTGAATGAGCACAGTGGAGAAACGGTGGACGTCTCTGTGTGGATTCCCGATATTAGCCACATCTCTGAGGAGCAACTTAAAAA CGGTCCAGGCAGGGTTCTGCTTTACTATCACTACTGTTGCGTCGAGGAGCCACATGTCATCTGTGCTTGGCAGAAAGCTCTGTGTGAGAAGCTCCACTTAACGGGCAAG GTGAGGGTGGCGACTGAAGGCATCAACGGAACAGTTGGTGGCACAAACTTGGCCACTGACATTTACATAGAAGCAATGCGTTCACATCCGCTGTTCGAGATGGATGAGGAGGATTTTAAG ACCAGTGACGGTGGCGCAGAGTGTTTTACAGAGTTGAAGGTTGGGGTCTACAAGGAGATTGTCCCAATGGGAGTGGACCCAGATCTTATATCTTACGAGCTGGCAG GAGTTCATCTGGAGCCCGACGAGTTTCATAAAGAAGTGGAGGCTCTTCTGACTAAAGGAGATTCATGCAATGACACCGTCCTCCTGGACTGCCGCAACTATTATGAGAGTAAAATT gGGCAGTTCACTCAGTGCCTGGCGCCAAATATCCGTAAGTTCAGCTACTTCCCAGACTACGTGGACCAGAACCTTGAGCTGTTCAGAGACAAGAAGGTTCTGATGTACTGCACAGGAGGGATCCGCTGTGAGCGTGGCTCCGCCTACCTCCGCTCCAAA GATGTGTGTAAGGAGGTTTACCAGCTGAAAGGTGGAATTCATAAGTACCTGGAGCGTTTCCCCGAGGGGTTCTATCGTGGAAAGCTTTTTGTGTTTGATGAACGCTACGCCATCTCCTCAAACAGTGACATCATCTCAG ATTGCAGGTACTGCGGCCATCCGTGGGACCAGTACAAGCTCTGCTCCACCCAGTACTGCTGCCAGCTGGTTCTGTCCTGTCCAAGCTGCAGACAGGACGGCCACACCGCTTGCTGCCCCACGTGCCAGACCAAAGGTCAGGCTCAGTCCGAGGAGACCTCACATCACAAAGAGGAGTGCGAGTGCACTGACGTACGCCCCAGAATCCCTCAGGATGTGTAA